A genomic stretch from Helianthus annuus cultivar XRQ/B chromosome 1, HanXRQr2.0-SUNRISE, whole genome shotgun sequence includes:
- the LOC110917255 gene encoding UDP-glycosyltransferase 73E1, producing the protein MASSPKDLHFVLFPLMQQGHMIPMIDIARILAHRNATVTIITTPVNATRFKPAIDRAIQAKLKIQVIELQLALAEVGLPEGCENFDMIPSVDLFVNMYAAMDKLEKPSEEVLRQLTPAPSCIISDNQFPWTTDLAHRFGIPRLVFHGPGCFTYLCLHIVVNTNVLSEIRSDLDYFVLPGIPDRIELTKAQAGGWGKIREMEGMEDFFERMSMAEEGADGVVVNSFEELEPNYVKRLAEAKGKKVWCIGPVSLHSRSFLDMAERGKKAGIDGHDCLKWLDTKDPRSVIFVCLGSMSSLSNEQVLELGLGLELSSIPFIWCIRSTTDETDIWLSGYEERVKDRGLIVRGWAPQVLILSHEAVGGFVSHCGWNSTLEGVAAGVPMVTYPQFADQFLNERLVVDVLKTGVSIGMEVPVAIGEKDKFGALVKKENIKTAVESVMNDGGEGKARRERAREFGEMATKAMAEGGSSYVNTTLMMQDVIEELAKNTKPIQDVF; encoded by the coding sequence ATGGCTTCCTCTCCCAAAGACCTTCACTTTGTCTTGTTTCCTCTAATGCAACAAGGCCACATGATACCAATGATCGACATTGCACGAATACTAGCCCACCGTAACGCCACAGTTACAATCATCACAACTCCAGTTAACGCCACCCGTTTCAAGCCAGCCATCGATCGGGCAATCCAAGCCAAGCTCAAGATCCAAGTTATCGAACTTCAACTCGCCTTAGCCGAAGTTGGTTTGCCTGAAGGATGTGAAAATTTCGACATGATTCCATCGGTTGATCTCTTTGTTAACATGTATGCCGCCATGGACAAGTTGGAAAAGCCATCAGAAGAAGTTCTGAGGCAGCTAACACCGGCTCCTAGTTGCATCATCTCCGACAACCAGTTTCCCTGGACGACTGATCTAGCTCATCGGTTCGGTATTCCTAGACTTGTGTTCCATGGACCGGGATGCTTTACGTACTTGTGTTTACACATTGTGGTGAATACTAATGTACTAAGTGAAATCAGATCTGATTTGGATTACTTTGTGTTGCCCGGGATACCTGACCGGATTGAGCTCACGAAGGCACAAGCAGGCGGTTGGGGGAAAATTAGGGAGATGGAAGGGATGGAGGACTTCTTTGAACGAATGAGTATGGCCGAGGAAGGTGCGGATGGGGTCGTGGTTAATAGTTTCGAAGAGCTGGAGCCGAACTATGTTAAACGGCTCGCAGAGGCGAAAGGTAAGAAGGTATGGTGTATCGGGCCGGTTTCACTGCATAGCAGAAGTTTTCTAGATATGGCAGAGAGAGGAAAGAAGGCCGGGATCGATGGGCATGATTGCTTGAAATGGTTAGATACGAAGGATCCGCGATCGGTGATCTTTGTTTGTTTGGGAAGTATGTCGAGTCTTAGCAACGAGCAGGTACTCGAGCTCGGGTTGGGATTGGAGTTATCAAGCATACCGTTTATTTGGTGTATAAGATCAACCACAGACGAGACGGACATATGGTTGTCGGGATATGAAGAAAGGGTAAAAGATAGAGGCTTAATTGTTCGCGGTTGGGCACCACAAGTCTTGATACTGTCCCACGAGGCGGTTGGTGGTTTTGTATCTCACTGTGGATGGAACTCGACTCTTGAAGGGGTTGCAGCCGGGGTACCGATGGTTACATATCCGCAATTTGCGGATCAGTTTTTAAATGAAAGACTTGTGGTAGATGTGTTGAAAACAGGAGTGAGCATTGGTATGGAGGTTCCTGTTGCTATTGGAGAGAAAGATAAGTTTGGAGCGTTGGTGAAGAAAGAGAACATCAAGACGGCGGTAGAAAGTGTAATGAACGACGGAGGGGAGGGAAAGGCGAGAAGAGAGAGAGCTAGAGAGTTTGGGGAAATGGCGACGAAAGCAATGGCGGAAGGGGGTTCTTCGTATGTCAACACGACGTTGATGATGCAAGATGTTATTGAGGAATTAGCCAAGAACACAAAACCGATTCAAGATGTGTTCTAG
- the LOC110917717 gene encoding UDP-glycosyltransferase 73C6 — MASEPVNQLHILLIPYLAPGHTIPMIDMAKLFAQRPNVMVTIVTTPLNAIRYGSTLQQHIKSGLPVRFLELPFPATENGLPEGCESLDALPGLHLVTNFTAAVDMLQQRLEQCFDSLNPRPSCMLSDKYLLWTGDTAAKCKIPLVIFDGMSCFKQLCTHHLYASKVFNDLPESEPFVLPGLPDRIEITRAQLPTEFNPSRFTMPERLERVRESESRAYGMVINSFEELEQDYVNEFKKLKRGKVWCIGPLSLSKSNDSGKSLMGNSTSSDDQLYLKWLDSKEPGSVVYACFGSISQITPPQLIELGLALEASKSPFIWVIRAGDKAQEVEKWLSENGFENRIKDRGLIIRDWAPQLLILSHPSVGGFLTHCGWNSVLEGVSAGVPMITWPQFTDQFLNEKLVVHVLGIGVGVGAPGVVHWGEEDRLGVTVKSEQVKTAIEKVMDPGSEGNERRKKAKALGMVAKKAIEEGGSSHHNLTLLIQDLLELANVRSQKSII; from the coding sequence ATGGCTTCTGAACCAGTCAACCAACTTCACATCCTCCTTATTCCCTATCTAGCTCCCGGCCACACCATCCCCATGATCGACATGGCCAAATTGTTCGCACAGCGACCGAATGTTATGGTCACCATCGTCACCACACCTCTAAACGCCATTCGATACGGTTCCACTCTCCAACAACACATCAAGTCCGGACTCCCGGTGCGTTTTCTTGAACTCCCGTTTCCCGCCACCGAAAATGGACTACCGGAAGGATGCGAAAGTTTAGATGCTTTACCTGGTTTACATTTAGTTACAAACTTTACAGCTGCAGTTGATATGTTACAACAAAGACTCGAACAATGTTTTGATTCGCTAAATCCTCGACCAAGTTGTATGTTATCTGATAAGTATTTGCTCTGGACGGGTGATACGGCGGCTAAGTGTAAGATTCCTTTGGTCATATTTGACGGAATGAGTTGTTTCAAACAGTTGTGTACTCATCATCTTTATGCGTCCAAGGTGTTCAATGATTTGCCTGAGTCGGAGCCTTTTGTTCTCCCTGGGCTGCCTGACCGGATTGAGATAACTCGAGCTCAGCTGCCAACTGAGTTCAATCCTAGTCGTTTTACAATGCCTGAACGGCTTGAACGAGTGAGAGAATCCGAGTCGAGAGCTTATGGGATGGTGATCAACAGTTTTGAGGAGTTGGAGCAAGACTATGTTAACGAATTTAAGAAGTTAAAAAGGGGTAAGGTTTGGTGTATAGGACCGTTATCACTGTCGAAGAGTAACGATTCGGGTAAATCCTTAATGGGTAACAGTACCTCTAGTGATGATCAACTCTACTTGAAATGGCTCGATTCCAAGGAACCTGGATCAGTGGTCTACGCCTGCTTCGGTAGCATTAGTCAGATCACCCCTCCTCAACTCATCGAGCTCGGATTAGCCCTGGAAGCATCTAAATCCCCATTCATATGGGTGATTAGAGCTGGAGACAAAGCTCAAGAGGTTGAGAAATGGTTATCAGAAAACGGGTTTGAAAACAGAATAAAAGATAGAGGGCTCATAATCAGAGATTGGGCACCGCAACTCCTAATCTTATCGCACCCTTCGGTTGGAGGGTTCTTGACACACTGCGGTTGGAATTCAGTCTTGGAAGGGGTTTCTGCTGGTGTCCCTATGATCACATGGCCTCAGTTTACCGACCAGTTCTTGAACGAGAAGTTAGTTGTTCACGTGTTAGGAATTGGTGTGGGTGTTGGTGCTCCCGGTGTGGTACATTGGGGCGAGGAAGATAGATTAGGGGTCACCGTGAAGAGCGAGCAGGTCAAAACAGCTATAGAAAAAGTAATGGACCCGGGATCGGAAGGAAATGAGAGAAGAAAGAAAGCGAAAGCACTCGGGATGGTAGCGAAGAAAGCAATCGAAGAAGGAGGGTCTTCTCACCATAACTTGACTTTGTTAATACAAGATCTACTTGAACTTGCAAATGTTAGAAGCCAAAAGTCAATCATTTGA